In one window of Gossypium hirsutum isolate 1008001.06 chromosome A01, Gossypium_hirsutum_v2.1, whole genome shotgun sequence DNA:
- the LOC121203751 gene encoding transcription activator MSS11 — translation MASACVNNIGVSPESFQPKTSYPSFGWLSPRISFSREEESSSKSKSKTDPDTTEIQDVPPGEFEFRLEDPVAMLPADELFSDGKLVPLHLSTVKQLQQQQQQRQEQEQHRALNGLAAIRSRETGSSMEVSGSDHYLFSPKAPRCSSRWRELLGLKKCSLSTNNQPSKPESQSSKVSLLSNNNPKSLKHFLHRSSKSSSDSSLNLPLLKSSDSESVSISSSRLSLSSSSSGHDHDDLPRLSLDSDKPSPNPFAPCRNINPNPNPPRMRMVKPRPGSGSDQTSTGGARMGRSPIRREPTTSRGVSVDSPRMNSSGKIVFQSLERSSSSPSSFNGGPRFKQRGMERSYSANVRITPVLNVPVCSLRGSSKSGSVFGFGQLFSSSPQKNPNGSLSSSSSSASIKGHQISCNRNRTTDRNH, via the coding sequence ATGGCTTCAGCTTGTGTTAACAATATCGGCGTTTCGCCGGAGAGTTTCCAGCCCAAGACGAGTTACCCATCGTTCGGCTGGTTGAGTCCACGGATTTCGTTCAGTCGAGAGGAAGAATCGTCGTCGAAGTCGAAGTCTAAAACGGATCCTGACACGACGGAGATCCAGGATGTTCCCCCGGGTGAGTTTGAGTTCAGGCTTGAAGATCCCGTCGCCATGTTACCGGCAGATGAGCTTTTCTCCGATGGTAAACTAGTGCCTCTACATTTATCGACTGTTAAACAACtgcagcagcaacaacaacaacgACAAGAACAAGAACAACATCGTGCTTTGAATGGTTTAGCTGCGATCAGGTCAAGGGAAACAGGTTCATCAATGGAGGTTTCCGGGTCGGATCATTACTTGTTTTCACCTAAAGCTCCGAGGTGTTCAAGCAGGTGGAGGGAACTACTGGGTCTCAAAAAATGTTCACTAAGCACCAATAATCAACCATCAAAACCCGAATCTCAAAGCAGCAAAGTCTCGTTATTATCCAATAATAACCCAAAATCTCTCAAGCATTTCCTTCATAGAAGCTCCAAATCTTCCTCAGATTCTTCATTGAATCTCCCATTGTTGAAAAGCTCAGATTCCGAATCAGTTTCCATATCTTCATCACGTTTATCCCTTTCTTCATCATCTTCAGGCCATGACCACGACGATCTCCCACGGCTATCACTAGATTCCGATAAGCCAAGCCCCAACCCTTTTGCACCATGTAGAAACAtaaaccctaacccaaacccACCAAGAATGAGGATGGTTAAGCCAAGACCAGGGTCTGGGTCCGATCAAACATCCACCGGTGGAGCTAGAATGGGTCGGAGTCCGATCCGGAGAGAACCAACGACAAGCCGGGGAGTTTCAGTGGATAGTCCAAGAATGAACTCTTCAGGGAAAATCGTATTTCAAAGCTTGGAAAGAAGTTCAAGCAGTCCAAGCAGCTTCAATGGCGGTCCAAGGTTTAAACAAAGGGGAATGGAAAGATCATATTCAGCAAACGTTAGGATCACTCCGGTCCTTAACGTACCCGTTTGTTCATTGAGAGGATCTTCGAAATCGGGTTCGGTTTTCGGGTTCGGGCAGTTGTTTTCATCTTCCCCACAAAAGAATCCAAATggatcattatcatcatcatcatcatcggcAAGCATTAAAGGCCATCAGATTAGCTGCAACAGAAACAGAACAACCGATCGAAAtcattga